The Corvus moneduloides isolate bCorMon1 chromosome 16, bCorMon1.pri, whole genome shotgun sequence genomic sequence ctcctgcaggcacagcttGTATCTGCCTGCCTGCTCAAAGCTGAGCTCACTCTGTGCTGCCCCTTGTGTTGGACAGGCTGAGCAGGCTGTGAATTTGCAGAATATTCTTACGCTGCTTTtttgcctcctgcagcccaAGAAGGGTGGAGGCATCTCCTTCAACTCCACTGTCACATTGACTCAGTGCTCTGAGAAGCTGGTTCAGCTCATCCTCCACGAATACAGTATCCTTTCCTAAAACAGGAGACCCTGAAGCCATCAGCAGCTCATGGTTCAAGTGGTTCCTGCTGTGGGACGGCCTTGGTGTCACTTTGGTCCTTGCTGGTTGGCAGCAGGCTGTCACAAGGGAGCTCAGCCCCTGTGGTGTGATTGGATTTGGGCCTTGACAGTGTCCACCTCAGAAATCTTCAACGCCGAGGTCCTGTTCAGAGAGGATTGTTCCCCCGATGAGTTCATTGATGTGATTGTAGGAAACAGGGTCTACATGCCGTGCCTCTATGTGAGTATCCTGGGCAGCCTGGCTTCTGTCACATCCAGTATCTCTTTTCTGTGCCAAAGGAAAAGTTGGAActtcacagaaccatggaatggtgggaagggaccttaaagcttaTCTCATTCCccccccctgccgtgggcaaggacacctcccacaagaccagggtgctccaagccccatccaacctggccttgagcacttccaggaaaggggcagccacagcttctctgggcacctgtgccagggccttcccaccctcacagggaagaattttttcccagtatcccatctaaccctgccctttCAATTTAAagacattcccccttgtcctattactCCATGCCCTTGTTCCTGGCTCCTAAAACAGTAACGATTTGGGGTTTAAGAGGTGGAAAACGGCTCAACAGGGAGTTTTTTATAGGCTTTGGATGTGCAGCCGTGCTGTGTGTGTTCCCTGGGCCCTCTTGTGGCTGTTGCTGCCCTGGAGCAGAAGAGCTTCCAATCCTGGTGCCGGGGGTTTGCTCCCACATGCAGAGCCTCCGattcctctgctgccagctccatgCTTGGCTTTTCATGTCTGGTGCCTTGTGTGCCAGAGGTCCCTTTAGGGCTCTGTTTGTAGCCACTGGGTCTGTTTGAAATCTGTTTGAAATCAAAGACAACGGAGAGCATGTTCCAAGTCATCCCAAAGGGAGAATTTCAAAAGGCCAAAATTTATATTCAGGCTTCTGAATTTTAATAGTTTGTTTTACTGAGAGTCTTGGCTTATCCTCTGACAGgatctgtgtttctgtttcaggtgctggagctgccttgTTATTTCCACATCTTGCTGAATTGCCTTTCTAAGGGCTgtgttgttttccctttgatttAGGTTTATAACAAGATTGACCAGATATCCATGGAGGAGGTGGATCGTCTTGCTCGGAGGCCCCACAGTGTTGTTATCAGGTAGGAGCTGTCACGTtgccttttctgctgctctgcctggtgtGGGGTTCATTTCACTGCTTTCTGAGACctttctccagcttctcccagGAAGGGActtctcccagggctggtggggtgggaagcagagctgctgtgcagcttttcccagaTTTCCTTCCCCTGGAGAGGCAGGCAGCTTGGCTTCTCCATGCAGGGACACgttccactagatcaggttgctccaggccccatccaacctggccttgaacaattccagggatggagcagccagagactctctgtgcaacctgttccagtgcttcttCACCCTTATAGTAaggaacttcttcctaatacctaatctaaccctgccctccttcagtttaaggTCGTTTCAccttgtgttttttctttccttgccttaTTAAAGACTTTCCCctcatttctttctccatcACTTTAAGAAAGACATCTTACCTTGTTCTTCTGGATCCCTAAATCACAACAGCAGTAAACAGTTGTTCCTGGTGTTTTGCAGCTGTGGCATGAAGCTGAACCTGGACTACTTGCTGGAAAAGCTCTGGGAGTACCTGGCACTCACCTGCATCTACACCAAGAAACGGGGACGTAAGTGACCACGAGCTGAGCAGAAGGTTTGAAAGGCACAAATGCTGCTGCCCATGGAAGGCAGacaggctgccagcagggctggtgccTTGGAAATGCTGGAATTACACCCTCCCAAATCATCTTTCAGCTCTTGGGAAAtgcatcctgctctgcctgatCCCACCATGTATGGATCCCACTGTGGCCTTCCTGTTGTATTTTACAAGAGCTGAATTTTCATAAGCCTTTGCATGATATAAGGGAGTAAAGTGTGTGAGTTCacagcttttttccttgttatgCACACTGTGATGAACTGTTCAGCCCATCACAACCCAGAAGAAgtttcctgttcctgctgcaagAAATTTGGTGATTCTCATGCCCTTGGAAGTGCCTTTGAACCTCCTTTTGCTTTATAACCCACTTGCAGCTTCTCCCAATGATGAAGGCACATCTGTACCCTGCTCTATTTGGTTGTGAACAGCTGAACTTGGGTGGATGTGAGGAGATCAAGGAATTTTCTCTGAGCTTGTTAAGCTCTGAAATCTTGgggattttggttttccttGAGCAGGTGTGTTTTGACTtgggtggttttgtttctcataaGTCAAAGGCTTGGGATGGAGTTGGATCAGGTGGgttgtgaggaagctgctgacTGTGTGGAGTGGGTAATTGCACTTGTGGGTAGTGGAGAGCTGATTCGGTGCTTTCAGGTACTGGATCCCTGTTCTGtctgggagcaggaaggaggaatTTGGGAGTAGTAAGCACAAGGTGATGTGAGATGGTGTCAGCATTTTAGAACACACTTGATAGAAATCCaatgctttttcccccccttctgCTTCTCCACAGAGAGACCAGACTTTACAGATGCCATTATTCTACGGAAAGGGGCCTCTGTGGAACATGTGgtaatttttctgcatcttttacATTTCCCTGTGTGCAGAAGGCAATTCCTCTTGGACCTGCTGTGATTTGTGCTTCATAAAGCTCAGGACATGTCAGTGTTTAGCTGGGCTTCTCCTTTTGTTGCCTTTACCGATTTTATCTGCCTCAGGTTTCTTTCACAGCTGCTATAAAAGGTTTAAACAATAATTATTTAATGCAGCCCAGTGAAAAAGCACATGGAAGCAATGGAATGGGGCTTTATGTGGGCTGGTGGTTCCTGTGTCTGTTCTGTATTGTTTCAAGTGCTGTTAACTGGCTCCTAAAGTCTTTATTGTGATTTCTGGCATAGATTTGAGTTTCTTTTAATTCCTGGGTATTGAAAAAATTGTTTGCAAAGTGGTGTCATTGAAATACTTCAacttctgtctgtctgtcttgcAGTGCCATCGGATTCACAGATCATTAGCCAGCCAGTTCAAATATGCCTTGGTGTGGGTAAGTGCTAGACAGATGCTGGAATCCTTGTCTTCAGGTGTCTCTGACTGGTCTTCTAACCCTTCTCCCCATTTTTTGCTTCAAAGGGGACAAGCACAAAGTACAGCCCTCAAAGAGTGGGCTTAACCCATATGATGGAGCATGAAGATGTCATTCAGATTGTAAAGAAGTAACTGCTGGTGCCTGGCCTTGTCTTTAATCACTGCAATTGGAACTGACCAcgtaaaaacaaaacaaaatacaccaaaaaaaaaaaagaaaaaaaaaataaagaaaaagaaaaagggagatgTGTTCCAGAGCCAGGAAAGCTTCTGTGAAGCTCCTTCTCttggagaaaggcagaaaatgaggCTACTGTGCTTGcaggtggggatggggaagaTGGGTTTCCATCTCACAGCATTTCAGGCCAAGtaatgtttcttaaaaattgAAAAGGAGCCAGTTCTTCTAGGACACAGTTCCACAACCAGCAGTGTCCTGCCCCTCCTAAGGTTTGCACATGGATCCATGTGCATTCCCAGTGGGAAGTGATTGGTTTTGTGTGAACAAATCTGTCCCTCTGCTTTGGGCTGAGAGAACATTGCTTGTGCTTTGCTGCTTATCCATTCACTTAATTTAAGCATGGATCTGAAACAGAATCAGAGTTCTCACTCCCCTGCTCGCTGGACACGTCTCTGAAGCTGAGACAACCCCAATTTTTAGTGGTCCCACCTCAATTAACATTGAAACCTGGCACTCTGTGCCTCTCCCTAGCCTTGCAGTGGGGTTTGTAGGACATCCTGGTCCAACTGGTACTGAGAGATGAGAATTTTAACTGGTAATTGTTAATTAACCTGGCCAGACTGCAGTGGGGTACGATCCAAGATCCGTAGTCTGGGGTAAGGATTCACTTCTGGCATATCGAGGGGCATCGAGGGGCTGCCTTGGGAGCTTCCTCCTTTCTTGGGCAGGAGCTGTCCTGCCCTTTAGTCCCCAACCTGGGATTCTCATCAACCATGCCCCTAAATTCCAGTCACAGCTCTTTGGAGCTCAAGGTACCACCCCATGCCATGAGCTTTACCCCAGCCCTGTTAAACACTGCTTGTCTGGATATTGTTCATCAGAAATCTGGGATTTTTGTAATCATGCTTTTCCATTGAATACTATTGCTAAACAATTCAGAGTGCCTGATAGAGGACAGCTCTTGTCTTCTGGGATCAAGAGCTGCcaatagcttttattttctttcattggaAAAGGGTTCGGTCTGATGTGGATGCAGAACTGTGAGGACAGGTGTGACACC encodes the following:
- the DRG2 gene encoding developmentally-regulated GTP-binding protein 2, with protein sequence MGILEKISEIEKEIARTQKNKATEYHLGLLKAKLAKYRAQLLEPSKSPAAKGEGFDVMKSGDARVALIGFPSVGKSTFLSLMTSTASEAASYEFTTLTCIPGVIEYKGANIQLLDLPGIIEGAAQGKGRGRQVIAVARTADVVIMMLDATKGEVQRALLEKELESVGIRLNKSKPNIYFKPKKGGGISFNSTVTLTQCSEKLVQLILHEYKIFNAEVLFREDCSPDEFIDVIVGNRVYMPCLYVYNKIDQISMEEVDRLARRPHSVVISCGMKLNLDYLLEKLWEYLALTCIYTKKRGQRPDFTDAIILRKGASVEHVCHRIHRSLASQFKYALVWGTSTKYSPQRVGLTHMMEHEDVIQIVKK